TGCGGGTCGGTTTCTAGCGGAGCAAGCGCCTGCGTTTATTCTTCGTGGGCGTTGACTTCTTCGGGGTTGAGGACGCGGATTTCGATCCTGCGATTGGCCATGCGGCCCGCCTCGGTGGAGTTGTCGGCCTTGGGGCGGGAATAGCCGTAGCCGGTAGCGGTCACGAGGTCTTCGGGGATGCCCTTGCTGATCATGTACAGGCGCACGCTGTAGGCGCGTTCTGCCGAGAGCACCTGGTTGAAATCTTCGCCGCCTTCGCTGCTGGTGTGGCCCTCGACTTCTATTTTCGCCTTGGGGTTGCGCTTGAGCCCGGCAATGGCCGCGTCGAGCGTCTTGAGCGAGCTCGGGACCAACTCGGCACTGCCCGCCTTGAAGGTGACTCCGGTGAGTTCCGCGCGCGTGTCGTCGAACACGACGGTGATGCCGCCGGTACTTGCCGTCAGCGACACGTACGGCGTCTCGCCACATTCGAACGGCCCGGTCAGGCTTTCGCAAAAGATGGTGTACTTGTCTTCGCGGGGAATCATGAAGCTCGCCTCGCCCTCGGCATCCGTGGTCACGGATATTTTGTTCTTGGGCTGGGCCTGGCCGACAAAGATCAGCTTCTTGCGGGCGTGGGGCGAATCGTTATCATCTACATAAGAAACATTCAGGACGGCATGCGTTTTGTTCGGCGCGAGGGCATAAGAAAGATTGAACGCAATCGACACGGCGATAACGAACTTGGGAAAAAACATTTGTACTCCATTCATAATGACACCTCCCCAAATGGAGGAAATCTGCCACAAAGATACATTTAGAGGGGCAAAAATGGACAAAATGTATTTGCAATATAAGATGTTTTTTTTAAATTTACGTCACCTTTAAAATAGGAGACTTCCATGAAGTTCACCAGTATCGCAAGCATGCTCCTGATTGCGGGCATGGCCAGCTCCGTTTTCGCTGCCGATGACAGTTTCAACCTCAAGGGGAACGTCCAGACACAGGTCACCAAATCCATCGCCGACGAAGACAATAACTTCAGCAGCGGCTGGATCCGCGCCAACGTGGGCGGGCAGTACAAGAGCGAAAGCCTCGACGGGCTCATCATGCTCCGTATCTTTGCCCCGGAATTCGGCAACAAGAACGTGACGGACGCGACGACCGACGAAAACGGCAAAGTCAAGGCGACAAAGTCTGCACAAGACAAGATTCTCGCCGACCTCTACTGGGCCAACTACAAGTGGAATCTCGGCGAAAAGGACAAGATGAACCTGAAAATCGGTCGCTGGAAGACCGACTGGTCGCAGTCCACCCACTTCGGTACCTACCTCGACAAGGACCTCACCAAACGCGGTCTCTGGATGCGCGATTACAGCCACAACGCTCTTGAACTGGGCTGGATTCACGGTCTCAGCACCCTCAACATCATGTTCGCCACACAAGACGGCCATGCAAACAAGGGCTATGTCCGTGTGGAAGAAGACATGAAGTTCACCTTCCCTCTCGAAGTCAAGGTCGGCTACCGTGCCAACCATGGGGACCCGATACAATATACGGCCTACACCACGCACAGGGTTGCAACCTACGCGAGCTATAAAATTGTTCCGGCCTTCCGTGTTTACGGCGAATATGCCTGCATCTACACTCAAGACGAAGAGCTCAGCGAAACAGCTCCTAACTATCTCGCTCCCGAATCCAAGTATTTCAAGCCGGGCATCTATTTCCAGCCGTTCTACCTGGGTATGGATTTCGCACCGCAAAGCGGCATCCTGAACACACTCATGAGCAACCTCATGGTGGAATGGGAATACATCAACAAGCGCGAAAACCTCTACCAGGACTCGGACACCTACGACGAATGGGCATGGACTGTTGCCTACGTGAAGAAAATCGCTTCTTCCAAGCTCCAGTTCAGCGTCTACAGCGAAAACGAACTGAGCGACGTCGGCCTCGCCTTCCGCC
The DNA window shown above is from uncultured Fibrobacter sp. and carries:
- a CDS encoding OmpA family protein; protein product: MFFPKFVIAVSIAFNLSYALAPNKTHAVLNVSYVDDNDSPHARKKLIFVGQAQPKNKISVTTDAEGEASFMIPREDKYTIFCESLTGPFECGETPYVSLTASTGGITVVFDDTRAELTGVTFKAGSAELVPSSLKTLDAAIAGLKRNPKAKIEVEGHTSSEGGEDFNQVLSAERAYSVRLYMISKGIPEDLVTATGYGYSRPKADNSTEAGRMANRRIEIRVLNPEEVNAHEE